The proteins below are encoded in one region of Pseudomonadota bacterium:
- a CDS encoding heavy metal translocating P-type ATPase: MHCAACSARIEKVLGSMSGVKAASVNLAAETLDVRWDETETDIGEISEKISGLGFELVMPEEFQEASLSIEGMSCASCSSRIEKVVAGLAGVSSVAVNLPAASGRVVYSPAHTSLEQIIESIQKLGFTANPLGSKDISVSSGDKAVAKLAAMQKELVPTLILGALLLVVAMGEMVGISLPQFMAPSHSPLVFGLVQLLLVLPLMWLGRRFYLVGFPSLFRGAPNMDSLIAVGTGAAFIYSSWNFGEICLGIDVFNKVRDLYFESAGVIISLVSLGKFMEARSKVRTSDAIRQLMELAPDKATLVKGDELQEILVGDIVLNDVLLVRPGERIPVDGAVVKGVSTVDESMLTGESMPVNKKTGDKVVGATLNNNGVIHIRAEKIGQDTVLARIVKMVRDAQGTKAPIANLADRISLYFVPVVMVIAVGSGLAWYFIGAADFSFSLRIFVAVMVIACPCAMGLATPTSIMVGTGRGAQLGVLVKSGEALEKAQKIDTVVFDKTGTLTHGKPVLTDFIMFTDSIAEEDALQLVASVEKVSEHPLAKAIVNGAVKKGLKLKEAEGFEALTGMGISASVSGHNLLLGNLQLMERKQVVGLDNVTVIDSAAELAGKGKTALYLALDGILVALLAVADQIKPEAAATVKALADMGVRSIMMTGDHQVTARAIAAEAGITDIIAQVMPEDKAGKVAGLQEQGFRVAMVGDGINDAPALARADVGIAMGTGIDVAIETGDIVLMRGDLSSLLTALSLSRVTMANIRQNLFWAFIYNVVGIPVAAGVLYIFGGPTLNPMIAGAAMAMSSVSVVTNALRLRFFQPVKSGG, translated from the coding sequence ATGCACTGTGCAGCCTGTTCTGCGAGGATTGAAAAAGTTCTCGGCTCCATGAGCGGGGTGAAGGCGGCAAGTGTCAATCTCGCCGCTGAAACCCTGGATGTCCGCTGGGATGAAACCGAAACGGACATCGGGGAAATCAGCGAAAAAATTTCCGGACTTGGTTTTGAGCTGGTGATGCCTGAAGAGTTTCAGGAAGCCAGCTTGTCAATCGAGGGGATGTCCTGTGCTTCCTGTTCTTCAAGGATCGAGAAGGTTGTCGCAGGCCTGGCCGGGGTCAGTTCCGTTGCAGTGAATCTGCCTGCAGCCAGCGGCCGGGTGGTCTATTCACCTGCTCATACCAGCCTTGAACAGATTATCGAGAGTATTCAAAAGCTGGGTTTTACCGCCAACCCGCTAGGTTCGAAGGATATCTCCGTTTCATCGGGTGACAAAGCGGTTGCAAAACTTGCTGCCATGCAAAAGGAGCTGGTTCCGACCCTGATCCTTGGCGCACTTCTACTTGTAGTGGCAATGGGGGAGATGGTCGGCATTTCCCTGCCTCAGTTTATGGCTCCGTCTCACTCGCCCCTTGTTTTCGGACTGGTCCAGCTGCTCCTGGTTCTCCCCTTGATGTGGCTGGGGCGGCGTTTTTATCTTGTTGGTTTCCCGAGCCTTTTTCGTGGCGCCCCCAATATGGATTCCCTGATTGCCGTGGGTACCGGGGCCGCGTTTATCTACAGCAGCTGGAATTTTGGTGAAATCTGTCTGGGCATTGATGTTTTCAATAAGGTGAGAGATCTTTATTTTGAGTCTGCCGGTGTCATTATCTCACTTGTTTCCCTCGGGAAATTCATGGAGGCCAGATCAAAAGTAAGGACTTCGGACGCGATCCGGCAACTTATGGAACTTGCCCCCGACAAGGCAACCCTGGTTAAAGGTGATGAGCTGCAGGAGATACTGGTCGGGGATATTGTCCTGAACGATGTCCTGCTTGTCAGACCCGGAGAAAGGATTCCCGTTGACGGTGCGGTGGTTAAGGGGGTCTCCACGGTTGATGAATCAATGCTGACCGGAGAGAGTATGCCGGTGAATAAAAAAACCGGTGACAAGGTGGTCGGCGCCACATTGAATAACAACGGCGTGATTCACATCAGGGCCGAGAAGATCGGCCAGGATACGGTTCTCGCCAGAATTGTCAAAATGGTGCGGGATGCCCAGGGCACCAAAGCGCCCATCGCAAATCTAGCTGATCGTATCAGCCTCTATTTCGTGCCCGTCGTGATGGTGATCGCTGTCGGTTCCGGGCTTGCGTGGTATTTTATCGGTGCTGCTGATTTTTCATTTTCACTCCGGATCTTTGTTGCGGTGATGGTGATCGCCTGCCCTTGTGCGATGGGACTTGCTACGCCAACCTCGATCATGGTCGGCACCGGCAGGGGGGCGCAACTCGGGGTTCTTGTCAAAAGCGGAGAGGCCCTTGAAAAGGCGCAGAAGATCGACACGGTGGTTTTTGACAAAACCGGGACCCTGACCCACGGCAAACCTGTGTTGACGGATTTCATCATGTTCACGGACTCCATTGCCGAGGAAGATGCGTTGCAGCTTGTTGCAAGTGTCGAGAAGGTGTCGGAGCATCCTCTGGCCAAGGCAATTGTCAACGGTGCTGTAAAAAAAGGGCTGAAGCTCAAAGAGGCTGAAGGTTTTGAGGCCCTGACCGGGATGGGCATTTCCGCTTCTGTTTCCGGTCACAACCTCCTTCTCGGGAATTTGCAACTGATGGAGCGGAAGCAGGTGGTGGGGCTCGACAATGTCACTGTTATCGATTCTGCTGCGGAACTTGCCGGGAAAGGGAAGACAGCTCTTTATCTGGCCCTTGATGGAATACTTGTCGCCCTGCTCGCGGTGGCCGACCAGATCAAACCGGAGGCGGCTGCCACCGTGAAAGCCCTCGCAGATATGGGAGTGAGATCCATCATGATGACCGGTGACCACCAGGTGACCGCCAGGGCCATTGCCGCAGAAGCCGGAATTACTGATATTATCGCCCAGGTGATGCCGGAAGACAAGGCCGGGAAAGTTGCCGGTCTTCAGGAGCAGGGCTTCAGGGTAGCGATGGTTGGTGACGGGATTAATGACGCACCGGCCCTTGCCCGTGCTGATGTCGGGATCGCCATGGGCACCGGGATTGATGTTGCCATCGAGACAGGGGATATTGTCCTGATGCGGGGAGATTTGTCGAGTTTGCTCACGGCGCTCTCTCTGAGCAGGGTCACCATGGCCAATATCCGGCAGAATCTTTTCTGGGCCTTCATCTATAATGTAGTCGGAATCCCCGTTGCGGCTGGAGTTCTCTATATTTTCGGTGGACCGACTCTCAATCCGATGATTGCCGGTGCTGCCATGGCGATGAGTTCGGTGTCGGTTGTGACCAATGCCCTGCGTCTCAGGTTCTTTCAGCCCGTTAAATCCGGAGGCTGA
- a CDS encoding formylglycine-generating enzyme family protein, which produces MKFVWLEGGCFQMGQSPSEKKLLKKIAGDSDYEKYYADELPRHEVCVDPFWIGIHEVTQREWKKVMGYNPSHFSESDDFPVDMVSWDDAQTFINKLNETNKEGGFRLPTEAEWEFAARGGSDKMYHTGDSISTEQANYNGTFDFGLNTRGEYRKSSVKVGSFPANSYGIHDMHGNVWEWCNDWHDENYYKDSPKSNPAGPEKGAMRVLRGGSWFRFAGHIRSATRYKNKQPGQYADTGFRVVRSFRKLTKDPDTHNFNVDF; this is translated from the coding sequence ATGAAATTTGTCTGGCTTGAGGGCGGTTGTTTCCAGATGGGGCAAAGCCCTTCAGAAAAAAAACTGCTGAAAAAAATAGCTGGCGATTCCGACTACGAAAAATACTATGCCGACGAATTGCCGCGACATGAAGTCTGCGTTGATCCTTTCTGGATCGGGATCCATGAAGTCACCCAGAGAGAATGGAAAAAAGTAATGGGGTATAACCCGTCTCATTTTTCTGAAAGTGATGATTTTCCTGTGGATATGGTCTCCTGGGACGATGCCCAAACCTTTATCAACAAACTGAATGAAACCAACAAAGAGGGCGGGTTCCGGTTGCCGACGGAAGCAGAATGGGAATTTGCCGCCCGAGGCGGCAGTGACAAGATGTACCACACCGGCGATTCAATCAGTACCGAGCAGGCAAACTATAACGGAACGTTTGATTTCGGCCTCAATACCCGCGGCGAATATCGAAAAAGTTCGGTAAAGGTTGGAAGTTTCCCTGCCAACAGTTACGGCATTCACGACATGCACGGCAACGTCTGGGAATGGTGTAATGACTGGCATGATGAAAATTATTACAAAGACAGCCCCAAGAGCAATCCTGCAGGTCCTGAAAAAGGGGCAATGAGAGTGTTGCGGGGCGGTTCATGGTTCCGTTTCGCCGGTCATATCAGGTCGGCCACCCGTTACAAAAACAAACAGCCGGGCCAATACGCCGACACAGGATTCAGAGTGGTCAGATCTTTCCGGAAGCTCACAAAAGATCCAGACACCCATAATTTCAACGTTGATTTCTAA
- the rho gene encoding transcription termination factor Rho, with protein sequence MNLSELKLLKINELTKMAKEYKVEGISGLRKQELIFAIVKAQAALEDKNGTNRGSGVLEILPDGFGFLRAPDYNYLPGPDDIYVSPSQIRRLSLRTGDTIEGPVRSPKEGERYFALLKVDSVNYDPPDKAREKTLFSNLTPLHPEEQIILERRSDNYSMRIMDIVSPIGKGQRGLIVAPPRSGKTVLIKDIANSITKNHKEIKLIVLLIDERPEEVTDMARSVDAEVVSSTFDEPPQRHIQVAEMVLSKARRLVEHKKDVVILLDSITRLARAYNTVVPPSGKILSGGVDSNALHRPKRFFGAARNIEEGGSLTIIASALIETGSRMDEVIFEEFKGTGNMEIVLERKLADKRVFPAIDLNRSGTRKEELLLAPDVLNRMWILRKLLSSMNPVDAMEFLRDKMKRTKSNAEFFESMNG encoded by the coding sequence ATGAATCTGTCCGAGCTTAAGCTTTTAAAGATCAACGAGTTGACAAAAATGGCCAAGGAGTACAAGGTCGAAGGCATCAGCGGCCTGCGCAAGCAGGAGCTGATCTTTGCCATAGTCAAAGCTCAGGCTGCTCTGGAAGACAAGAATGGCACGAACCGTGGAAGTGGTGTCCTTGAGATCCTTCCCGACGGGTTCGGATTTTTGCGCGCTCCTGACTATAACTACCTGCCCGGACCCGACGATATCTATGTTTCTCCGTCCCAGATCAGACGTCTCAGTCTCCGTACCGGGGATACTATTGAGGGGCCGGTAAGGTCTCCCAAGGAAGGTGAGCGTTATTTTGCTCTTCTCAAAGTCGATTCAGTCAATTACGATCCTCCTGATAAAGCCAGGGAGAAAACACTCTTCTCCAACCTGACCCCGCTTCATCCCGAAGAGCAGATCATTCTTGAAAGGCGTTCCGATAATTACTCCATGCGGATCATGGACATTGTCTCGCCGATCGGCAAAGGACAGCGCGGGCTCATTGTTGCCCCCCCCCGCTCTGGCAAGACTGTTCTGATCAAGGACATTGCCAACTCGATCACCAAGAACCACAAAGAGATCAAACTGATTGTTCTGCTGATTGATGAGCGTCCTGAAGAAGTAACGGATATGGCCCGCAGTGTTGATGCCGAGGTTGTCAGTTCCACCTTCGATGAGCCGCCGCAAAGGCATATTCAGGTGGCTGAGATGGTTTTGAGCAAAGCCAGGCGATTGGTAGAGCACAAGAAAGACGTGGTGATTCTTCTCGATAGTATCACCAGGCTTGCCAGAGCATATAATACCGTGGTCCCTCCCAGCGGAAAGATATTGTCAGGTGGTGTGGATTCCAATGCCCTGCATCGGCCCAAACGTTTTTTTGGTGCGGCCCGGAATATCGAAGAGGGCGGGAGTCTCACGATCATCGCTTCGGCCCTGATAGAAACCGGCAGCAGGATGGATGAAGTTATCTTTGAAGAATTCAAAGGCACCGGCAACATGGAGATAGTGCTTGAGCGAAAACTGGCCGATAAAAGAGTGTTCCCGGCCATTGATCTGAACCGCTCCGGGACCAGGAAGGAAGAGTTGCTCCTTGCGCCGGATGTCTTGAACAGGATGTGGATTTTGCGAAAACTTCTTTCCAGCATGAACCCGGTTGATGCGATGGAGTTTCTGAGGGACAAAATGAAGCGGACAAAGAGTAATGCGGAGTTTTTTGAGTCAATGAACGGATAA
- the rpmE gene encoding 50S ribosomal protein L31, translated as MKEGIHPEYHKIKATCACGNEIELGSVDKEIATEICSACHPFFTGKQKLVDTAGRIDKFNKKYAKHFKKD; from the coding sequence ATGAAAGAAGGTATCCATCCTGAATACCATAAAATAAAGGCGACATGCGCATGTGGGAACGAGATTGAGTTGGGTTCGGTTGATAAAGAGATCGCAACCGAGATCTGCTCAGCTTGTCATCCGTTTTTTACCGGCAAACAGAAACTTGTTGATACTGCCGGCCGAATCGACAAATTCAACAAGAAGTACGCCAAGCATTTCAAGAAGGACTAG
- the prfA gene encoding peptide chain release factor 1, whose amino-acid sequence MFAQFENIGEKLKELESKLSQPAKIANQEEFAKLAKEHAHVLRLNELYDAYKTAERQLRDNRELLRSEQDEEMQELVRAEVDLLTERVEELEQELKITLLPQDPNDKKNILLEIRAGTGGDEAALFVNDLYKMYTRYAEANGWKVEVMSSNPIGIGGFKEIIALISGDKVYSKLKYESGAHRVQRVPETETQGRIHTSAVTVAVIPEVEEVELNIAPHELRFDVFRSSGPGGQSVNTTDSAIRVTHLPTGLVVTCQDEKSQHKNKAKALKVLRARLLDAMEQERHDKISADRKSQVGTGDRSERIRTYNFPQGRVTDHRINLTLYKLEDVILGKLEDIIVPLITHYQAEALKTLQ is encoded by the coding sequence ATGTTCGCACAGTTTGAAAATATAGGGGAAAAACTCAAAGAACTTGAGAGCAAACTCTCTCAACCGGCGAAGATTGCAAATCAGGAAGAGTTTGCGAAACTTGCCAAAGAGCACGCCCATGTGTTGCGACTGAACGAGCTGTATGATGCGTACAAGACCGCTGAGAGACAACTTCGGGACAACCGGGAACTCCTGAGAAGCGAGCAAGACGAAGAGATGCAGGAATTAGTCAGGGCGGAAGTTGATCTTCTTACGGAAAGAGTGGAAGAACTTGAGCAGGAACTGAAAATCACCCTTTTGCCGCAGGACCCCAATGACAAGAAAAATATTCTTCTTGAAATCAGGGCCGGGACAGGTGGTGACGAAGCGGCCCTTTTTGTCAATGATCTCTATAAAATGTATACGCGCTATGCGGAAGCGAATGGATGGAAAGTTGAGGTCATGAGCAGTAATCCGATCGGGATCGGCGGTTTCAAGGAGATTATTGCCCTGATCAGCGGGGACAAGGTTTATAGCAAACTGAAGTATGAGTCCGGAGCTCACCGGGTGCAGCGGGTGCCCGAGACTGAAACCCAGGGGCGGATCCATACTTCCGCAGTGACGGTGGCGGTGATTCCTGAAGTTGAGGAGGTTGAACTGAACATTGCCCCTCATGAACTGCGTTTCGATGTTTTCCGTTCATCCGGACCTGGTGGGCAGAGTGTCAACACAACGGATTCCGCCATCAGGGTCACCCATTTGCCGACCGGTCTCGTGGTGACCTGCCAAGACGAAAAGTCCCAGCATAAAAACAAGGCCAAGGCTTTGAAAGTCCTTCGGGCGAGGCTTCTGGATGCGATGGAGCAGGAACGGCATGACAAAATTTCTGCTGATCGGAAAAGTCAGGTTGGAACGGGTGATCGCAGCGAGAGGATCAGGACCTATAATTTCCCCCAGGGTCGGGTGACCGATCACCGGATCAATCTTACCCTGTACAAACTTGAAGATGTAATACTGGGCAAACTTGAAGACATCATCGTTCCCCTGATTACCCACTATCAGGCTGAAGCCCTGAAAACATTGCAGTAA
- the prmC gene encoding peptide chain release factor N(5)-glutamine methyltransferase, which translates to MLPRELYRKSVVRLEENGVPDADLEAALLLEYLFGIKRVDLILSERRFADHELEKFEESLRRRIAREPLSYIVREKEFWSLPFRVTPSVLIPRPETELLVEEVLALVENHNTYQGRMLDLGTGSGVIPVVLALELPLAKVFASDLSFNALEVAWENMVRHNVADRVFLMNGNWLSHLRSDCPFAIIISNPPYVAVDSRAQLQPELDFEPEMALYGGRDGLDAYRTMIPESRRCLQKGGMLVMEIGYDQEEMVRDIFSESPGMELVKIRKDYSGQSRIAVGRAI; encoded by the coding sequence ATGCTTCCCAGAGAACTCTACAGAAAATCCGTTGTCCGGCTTGAGGAAAACGGCGTCCCCGATGCAGATCTAGAAGCGGCGCTCCTTCTTGAATATCTGTTTGGCATCAAGCGGGTTGATCTCATTCTTTCGGAGCGGCGGTTTGCGGACCACGAGCTGGAAAAATTTGAGGAATCGTTACGAAGAAGGATTGCCAGGGAACCGTTGTCATATATTGTCCGGGAAAAAGAATTCTGGTCCCTGCCTTTCCGAGTGACCCCTTCGGTTCTGATTCCCAGACCGGAAACAGAACTGCTTGTTGAAGAGGTTCTTGCTCTGGTAGAAAATCACAACACCTATCAGGGCAGGATGCTCGATCTGGGGACCGGCAGCGGGGTCATCCCGGTTGTCCTTGCCCTTGAGCTGCCTTTGGCAAAAGTGTTTGCCAGCGACCTCTCTTTCAATGCGCTTGAAGTGGCCTGGGAGAATATGGTCAGGCATAATGTTGCCGACCGGGTTTTTCTGATGAATGGAAACTGGCTTTCTCATCTGCGCAGCGACTGTCCGTTTGCAATCATAATCTCCAATCCGCCATATGTGGCAGTTGATTCGCGGGCACAGCTGCAGCCTGAGCTGGACTTCGAGCCGGAGATGGCCCTGTATGGTGGCAGGGATGGTCTGGACGCATACCGGACAATGATCCCCGAAAGCAGGAGATGTTTGCAAAAAGGAGGCATGCTTGTTATGGAGATCGGATATGATCAGGAGGAGATGGTGCGAGATATCTTTTCCGAATCTCCCGGCATGGAACTGGTAAAGATCAGGAAGGATTACAGCGGTCAATCGAGGATCGCGGTCGGTAGAGCAATCTGA
- the murA gene encoding UDP-N-acetylglucosamine 1-carboxyvinyltransferase has protein sequence MDKIVIEGGPALHGVIEISGAKNAALPLMAATLLAPGEHVLHNVPDLRDTRTMLSLLESFGAVWHRRAEDNALLISTDTITNIEASYELVKTMRASVLVLGPLLARQGQARVSLPGGCAIGARPIDFHMQGLARLGVDLSLEHGYVEGKVAGRLQGSTILFDIPSVTGTENLLMAATLAEGVTIIKNAAREPEIGNLIDMLVGMGASIQGRDSDRLVIEGVKELRPAEIAIIPDRIETGTYLIAAGAAGGELELRNCRPAHLPALLEKLRVVGLDIEEQSESIKVGRSGTLKSVDIKTQPYPGFPTDLQAQMMALMSVSEGLSVIAETIFENRFMHVAELRRMGADIMVDGHSAIVKGGRKLFGAPVMATDLRASASLVIAALAAEGETHLSRVYHLDRGYDDLVGKLLAVGARIKRVRE, from the coding sequence ATGGACAAGATTGTTATTGAAGGCGGCCCTGCGCTACATGGGGTGATTGAGATAAGCGGAGCAAAGAACGCGGCCCTGCCGCTGATGGCTGCAACCCTGCTGGCTCCCGGAGAACATGTCCTGCATAATGTTCCGGACCTGCGGGACACCAGGACCATGCTCTCCCTCCTGGAATCCTTTGGCGCCGTTTGGCATAGACGGGCAGAAGATAATGCCCTGCTGATCAGTACTGATACCATCACCAATATCGAGGCATCCTATGAGCTGGTGAAAACCATGCGGGCTTCGGTGCTGGTTCTCGGCCCGCTGCTGGCAAGACAGGGCCAGGCCAGGGTCTCTCTCCCGGGGGGGTGTGCCATAGGTGCGCGGCCGATAGATTTTCACATGCAGGGGCTTGCCCGGCTGGGAGTGGATCTGAGCCTCGAGCACGGTTATGTCGAGGGAAAGGTTGCCGGACGTCTTCAGGGGAGTACTATCCTCTTTGATATCCCTTCGGTGACGGGGACCGAGAACCTCCTCATGGCGGCAACTCTCGCCGAAGGGGTTACGATTATAAAAAATGCCGCCCGGGAGCCGGAGATAGGCAACCTGATCGACATGCTGGTCGGTATGGGGGCTTCGATCCAGGGCAGGGATTCTGATCGACTGGTGATTGAAGGGGTAAAAGAGCTGCGCCCCGCAGAAATCGCCATCATTCCCGATCGGATTGAAACCGGAACCTATCTGATCGCCGCCGGCGCTGCCGGAGGGGAACTGGAGCTCAGAAACTGTCGTCCTGCCCATCTGCCGGCCCTGCTTGAGAAATTAAGAGTCGTCGGTCTTGATATTGAGGAACAATCAGAAAGTATCAAGGTCGGCCGATCAGGAACATTGAAGAGCGTTGATATTAAAACCCAACCTTACCCCGGATTCCCGACCGACCTCCAGGCCCAGATGATGGCATTGATGAGTGTCAGTGAGGGGTTAAGCGTTATTGCTGAGACAATTTTCGAAAATCGTTTCATGCACGTCGCCGAGTTGCGACGAATGGGCGCCGATATCATGGTCGATGGCCACAGTGCCATAGTCAAAGGCGGCCGCAAACTTTTCGGTGCACCGGTTATGGCCACCGATCTCAGGGCCAGCGCTTCACTGGTGATTGCCGCTCTGGCCGCCGAGGGTGAGACCCACCTGTCCAGAGTGTATCACCTTGACCGTGGATATGATGATCTGGTTGGAAAACTCCTGGCCGTCGGCGCGCGAATCAAAAGGGTCCGGGAGTAG
- a CDS encoding PAS domain-containing protein, whose amino-acid sequence MKKIGKLLNTTRLAFISPWLLATAVGLLLLIISIFAATNLHRGKTLLTQAKFQKGMDLIRFVGAGARASTMSGTPVSAHIQQLIEQTANDDEIVSISVINGDGKILAHSNPDLVGKIANEDIELFGRTTPGGNFRVVDAKPSGKRALEVFHNFNPFRPRHGRMMRRNSFGNKDPELWRPQPRRNQDPTAINEWCRQPTENGPEFIDEQNLLIKIALDMEELDKLISRHRVNIVFISMVLLLVGLGGWLSLLTAQGYRVSQKTLEHMQAFMALLVSKLPDGIVATDSENRVISFNETMTLITGMKPGELIGRTATQSLPEQIVPFFRLAEQAEVLDRDILYIGQNGQKFNLLVSSVPIINNSGLFTGRVLLVHDITRLKKLESEISRNERFIALGKMAAGVAHEVRNPLSSIKGFATLIGSRFPENSEEYHTAQLMISESERLNRSISALLNYARPAELDLCEVNIGNLVRDSLQLVDADAGESGVEIIISNTLAHPVVTSDPDRLKQILLNLVLNSLQAMPDGGTLTVSLARGSGADEYKIQVQDTGCGIAEKDMAHVTDPYFTTRKDGTGLGLSLALKNIEELGGNLEIQSEVGSGTCITITLPVSGP is encoded by the coding sequence ATGAAAAAAATCGGAAAACTCCTCAATACCACCAGACTCGCCTTTATCTCTCCGTGGCTGCTGGCTACGGCGGTAGGACTGCTCCTGTTGATCATCAGTATTTTTGCCGCCACCAATCTGCACCGGGGCAAAACCCTGCTCACCCAGGCAAAGTTTCAGAAAGGCATGGACCTGATCCGCTTTGTCGGGGCCGGAGCAAGAGCCTCGACAATGAGCGGCACGCCCGTATCGGCGCATATTCAGCAGCTGATAGAGCAGACAGCAAACGATGATGAAATAGTCAGCATCTCAGTCATTAACGGTGACGGGAAAATCCTGGCCCATAGCAATCCCGATCTCGTCGGCAAGATTGCCAATGAAGACATTGAACTGTTCGGCAGAACTACCCCGGGAGGAAATTTTCGGGTTGTCGATGCAAAACCGTCCGGAAAACGCGCCCTGGAAGTCTTCCACAATTTCAACCCTTTCAGGCCTCGACATGGCCGGATGATGCGCCGAAATTCATTCGGCAATAAAGACCCCGAATTGTGGAGGCCTCAGCCCCGCAGGAATCAGGATCCAACAGCCATCAATGAGTGGTGCAGACAACCGACGGAAAACGGACCGGAGTTTATCGATGAGCAGAACCTGCTCATCAAGATCGCCCTCGATATGGAAGAACTGGACAAGCTGATCAGCCGGCACCGGGTCAACATCGTGTTTATTTCCATGGTCCTGCTTCTGGTGGGTCTTGGCGGGTGGCTTTCCCTTCTCACCGCCCAGGGGTACAGAGTTTCCCAGAAGACCCTCGAGCACATGCAGGCCTTCATGGCCCTGCTTGTTTCCAAACTTCCGGACGGCATCGTGGCCACCGACAGTGAAAACAGGGTCATCAGCTTCAACGAAACCATGACCCTGATCACCGGAATGAAGCCCGGCGAACTGATAGGACGCACCGCGACTCAATCGCTTCCGGAACAGATCGTTCCTTTTTTCAGGCTGGCTGAACAGGCAGAGGTCCTTGACCGTGACATCCTGTATATCGGGCAGAACGGTCAGAAATTCAATCTGCTGGTCAGCTCGGTGCCGATCATCAATAACAGCGGGCTCTTCACCGGCAGGGTTCTTCTGGTGCACGACATCACCCGGCTGAAAAAACTCGAAAGCGAGATCAGTCGCAACGAAAGATTCATCGCCCTTGGCAAGATGGCTGCCGGCGTGGCTCACGAAGTACGAAATCCCTTAAGTTCGATCAAAGGTTTTGCAACCCTGATCGGTTCCCGATTCCCCGAAAACAGTGAGGAATACCATACCGCACAGTTAATGATCAGTGAAAGTGAACGGCTCAACAGATCAATCTCCGCCCTGCTGAACTACGCCAGGCCGGCCGAACTCGATCTCTGTGAAGTAAACATCGGAAATCTTGTCAGAGATTCCCTGCAGCTGGTGGATGCGGATGCCGGAGAGTCAGGAGTGGAAATTATCATCAGCAACACCCTTGCGCATCCGGTTGTCACATCCGACCCCGATCGCCTGAAGCAGATTCTCCTGAACCTGGTATTGAACAGCCTCCAGGCAATGCCCGACGGGGGCACCCTTACGGTCTCACTCGCCAGGGGAAGTGGTGCCGACGAATACAAAATACAGGTTCAAGACACCGGATGCGGCATTGCCGAGAAAGATATGGCCCATGTGACCGACCCATACTTTACAACGAGAAAGGATGGAACTGGGCTCGGGCTGTCACTGGCGTTGAAAAACATTGAAGAACTCGGAGGGAATCTGGAAATTCAAAGCGAGGTCGGTTCCGGAACCTGCATCACGATCACCCTGCCCGTTTCCGGACCCTGA